A single region of the Vanessa atalanta chromosome Z, ilVanAtal1.2, whole genome shotgun sequence genome encodes:
- the LOC125076026 gene encoding macrophage migration inhibitory factor-like produces MPCLKIMTNILKSNIPKDFLTKIIPVLAEGVRKSPDMFLCVIQDDCQLIINGNSTLPGVIATLESIGNLGSEDNKRIVKLLTAFMEKELGVPPNRFFLTFYDLETYNVGKGGVTIETLLEKK; encoded by the exons atgccgTGCTTAAAAATTATGACGAATATTCTTAAGTCAAATATCCCTAAAGAttttttgactaaaataatacCAGTTCTTGCTGAAGGTGTCAGAAAATCCCCTGAT ATGTTTCTTTGCGTTATACAAGATGATTGTCAATTGATAATAAATGGCAATTCTACCCTACCTGGTGTCATTGCTACTCTGGAATCGATTGGAAATTTAGGTTCAGAAGACAATAAACGAATTGTTAAACTTTTAACTGCGTTTATGGAAAAAGAACTCGGTGTGCCTCCTAACAG ATTCTTCTTAACGTTCTACGATCTAGAAACTTATAATGTCGGAAAAGGAGGTGTAACGATTGAAACTTtactggaaaaaaaataa